In the genome of Magnolia sinica isolate HGM2019 chromosome 2, MsV1, whole genome shotgun sequence, one region contains:
- the LOC131237752 gene encoding probable calcium-binding protein CML16 isoform X2, which yields MLRRGVLATVDVNKVAEAHVKVYEEMDGGACGRYLCFDGVIRGEDEVIRLEHELKIRGILSRERNLLQQETAVVESNYILSHIMGSMQADQLKQLRDIFARFDMDSDGSLTHLELAALLRSLGLKPNGDQIHVLLANIDSNGNGTVEFDELIDAIMPEMNQETLVNQEQLMEVFRSFDRDGNGYITAAELAQSMAKMGHPLTFRELTEMFREADTDGDGAISFTEFASVMAKSAADFLGIAMS from the exons ATGCTTCGACGTGGAGTACTGGCGACCGTCGATGTGAATAAAGTTGCAGAGGCCCATGTCAAGGTTTACGAAGAGATGGACGGTGGAGCTTGTGGGAGATATTTATGCTTTGATGGAGTGATTAGAGGAGAAGATGAAGTGATTAGATTAGAGCATGAATTAAAAATACGTGGGATATTATCAAGAGAGAGAAATCTACTACAACAAGAAACTGCTGTAGTAGAAAGTAATTACATTCTCAGTCAT ATCATGGGCTCCATGCAAGCCGATCAGCTAAAACAGCTGAGAGACATCTTCGCACGCTTCGACATGGACTCCGACGGGAGCCTGACCCACCTCGAGTTAGCGGCCCTTCTTCGGTCTCTGGGCCTCAAGCCCAACGGCGATCAGATCCATGTCCTCCTGGCTAACATCGACTCAAACGGCAACGGCACCGTGGAATTCGACGAGCTGATCGACGCCATCATGCCCGAGATGAACCAGGAGACATTGGTCAACCAGGAGCAGCTGATGGAGGTTTTCCGATCCTTCGATCGCGACGGCAACGGTTACATAACAGCCGCCGAGCTAGCGCAATCCATGGCCAAGATGGGCCACCCCCTCACGTTCCGAGAGCTGACGGAGATGTTCCGAGAGGCTGATACTGACGGCGATGGCGCGATCAGCTTCACTGAGTTTGCTTCCGTTATGGCGAAATCGGCCGCTGATTTCCTCGGCATCGCCATGTCGTAG